CCCCAGCGGAATCGGGAAAATGGTGCGGTGCCCGTGAATGACGTCGTAGCCAAACATGAGCGGAATATGGAGCCGCGACTCCTTCAGCGCCATTTCCTGCAGTTTGCGGATGGCCACCGGCGTGAAGGTATTGAACACCCCGCCCACCAGCCCCTTGCGGATGTTGGCGTCCACGTCCTTGCTCACCACCGGCCCGGTCACATCAAAGCCCACGGACACCAAGTTGAGCTGTCCAATTTTTTCGTCCTGCGTCATTTTGCCCATCAGGCCGTCGATGAATTGCTTCATCTTTTGGTCAGCGGTTGGTGCGGCAGCGGGCTTCTTCTGGGCCTGGGCGGCGGGGCTGGCTAGTAGCGCCAGGGCGAGGGCAGCGAGGGGGATTCGTTTCATGCGGAGTGAAAGAAAGTGTTGATTTGAACGGCATAGAGACGCGACACTTCGCTTCTCTGTCGTTGCTGATGTTGTTAGTTGTGCGCGGTTATTATCGTTCAACGAGGAGACGCGAACCGCAGGTCGGCGTAGCCAAGTGTCGCGTCTCTGCATTGTTCGGCCTGCTACTTCGCCAGGGTTACCGGCGTGCGGGTCGAAACCCCGTTTTCGTTGATGGCTTCAATGGTGAAGTAATATGGCCGGTCTTTGTCCATGCCTTTGAAGTAGTAGTCGTTGGCGCCGTGCACCATGATGCAGCTGTAGAGCTTGTCGGGGGCGAGGCCGGTGTAGATGTTATAGGCGTAGGCCTTGTCGTTGGGAGCCCACCTGAGCCAGGCGCTGCGCTTGTCTTTTTCCGTTCGCAGCACCACAAAGCCTTTCACGGGCGTGGGCTTGGCGCCGCTGCCTAGGCCGAAGACGCGCAGGCCACTGATGGCGAATTTGCCGGTGGGCATGTGCACGTTTTCCAGCTTTAGGAAGCGGGTTTTAATTGGCGCGGGCAGCTCAATATAGTCATGCGGCACATCGGTTTTGTTCCGGCTTTTGTCGACCAATACCTTCCACGTTTTGCCGTCCAGCGAGCTGTAGAGCTTGTATTGGTGATAGACGCCTTTTGATTTGCCCAGGAAGGTGGCGTCCTGGTCGGCGTAGTTTATCTGGATGGCGCGCACGGTGCTCACGCTGCCCAGGTCGGTCTGGATGTATTCGCCGGGGTTGGCCGTGGCGGCGCTCCAATAGGTTTTGATGCTTTCGTCGACGGCGTAGTTGGGCAGGTAGCTGCCGAGCGTGCTCGACACCCGCACCGGGCGCTGGTAGTTGAGTAGCATCCAGCCCGTAAACTGGGGCTGCAGGTGGTCGGCCGGGCCGTTGGGCAGGTAGTGTGGGTAGTCGCCGAAGGTGGTGTTGGTGTAGAGCGTGCCGTCGGCGTCGAAGCCGGCGGGCCACAGGCCCAGGCGCCGCTCAAAGTTGTTTTTCACGTTGATGACCGTTGTGGACACGTGCCACCAGTTGGCCCAGGCATCCTGAAAGGTATTGCCGTGGCCGGCGCCCCGCACAAAGCCGCCGGGCTTGTAGGCAAATGGATTGTGCGGCTGCGGTGTGAACGGCCCCAGCGGCTGGTCGGCCACCTGCACGCCATCGGCGTAGCCGCTGAATTCGGTGCCAGGTGCGCCGTATTGCAGGTAGTACCGCCCGTTGTGCTTGGTCATCCAGGCGCCTTCCATAAACGGGTCGAGGAAGGTATTGTCGAGGTATTCGCCGAAGCGCTGCCAGCCAAACTGCTTGTCATTCAGCCCAAACATGGCCTTGGGCTCGCCGATGGGCTGGAAGGTTTTGCGGCTAATTTGCTGGCCGTACAGCGGGAATTCGTTGCTGCTGCCCCAGTAGAGGTAGAGCTTGCCGTCGGTGTCGAGGAAAAAATCGGGGTCCCAGGCCCCAACCTGAAAGTTGTGCACTGCTTCCTTCCAGTCGTCGGATTTGGGGTTGGAGCTCATCCAGATGGGAAAGTTCTTCTCGTGCGTCGAGCCGTACACCAAAAGTGTATCGCCGAGCACGAACACGGCCGGGGCGCATAAGTCGTCATACACCTTGTGCTCAGGGCGCAGGAAGTGGCGGGGAATGAACTTCCAGTGGTTCAAATCGTGGCTCCACCAGTAGCCCCACTGGTTGGTCGAGAACAGGTAGTAGTCGCCCTTGTAGCGCGTGATAACCGGGTCGGCGGTGGCGCGGTGCCGGCCGGCAGTGGCAAATCCCGGAATAGGCGTGTAGCCGTAGTCCAGGTTGAGCGGGTTGCAGTAGGTGCGGCGGGTGGGCGCGGGGGTGTTGGGCTGCGCCTGAGTGGCGAAGCTGAGAAGCGTGAAGAGACTGAAGAAGCTGAGGATTCGGAGCATGTAAGGAAATTCGTCTATCATCCTCATCTGTCATCCTGAGCGCAGCGAAGGAACTTATCACAACCGCGCCGGCTGAATTACTGCAAGTTGTTCAGCGGCGATAGGTTCCTTCGCTGCGCTCAGGATGACAGACGTTATTTGGTGTTTATTCTGGCGTTATCGGGGTTTACTTCTTAAGCATCGGGCTCTCAAACCCCAGCTTGGTCAGCCCGCGCTGTACGTCGGGTGAGCTCATAAAGAGCTTCCACAGCAGGCCCGAGCGGTAGTTCTCAATCATGCCCACGATGGGGCCCTGGTCGATGGCCAGGTAGGATTTGGCGTGCCAGTTGTGCTGTTCGCTGAAACCGTCCACGAAGCCATATTCACCCCAGATATTGTCGCCCAGGTCGTTATAAAAGTGCTTCAGCGCGCGCATGGAATGCTCGGGCGTGTAGGGGAAAGCCGAAAGCGCGGCCGTGGGCGAAATCACGCCCAGGTCTTCCTTGGGATTGTGGGCGGCGTAGCCTTGGTAGCTATCGGAGGCAGTGAGGCCCCAGGTGTTGGGGCCGTAGCCCTTGTACTTCTTGGGATTGTCGACGCAGTAGGCGTAGTTGATGAGCGTGTGGTTCTGGTTTTGCTGCCAGTAGTCGGCGTACTGGTCCTTGAGGCCGTGGGGGTTCAGGCCCAGGAAAGAGTAGTGCGTGAAGAACAGTGGCCCGCCCATGTCCGGCCCTAGCGGTAGCTTGATGCCGTAGTATTCCTTGCCATTCTTAAACTCCGGCCCGGTAGCCCAACCCTGGTCGTAAACGGGCTTGTCGATGGCGTATTTGGGCGAGGATGCGGCCAGCACGTAGGTAATGAGGCACTCGTTCCAGCCGTGAATCTGGTGGTTCATGCTCCAGCCGTTGTTGGGGCTCCAGTGCCAGTAGAGCACGTTTTGGCCGCCCTGGGTGTGCCAGTTCCACTCCACGTTTTCCCACATCCAGAGAATGTGGTTGCGCAGGTCGCGCTCCACCGGTGTTTCGGCGGTGAAGTACTGGCGGGCGCAAATCAGGCCTTCCATCAGAAAGGACGTTTCCACGATGTCGCCGCCGTCGTCCTTGGCCCCGAACTTGATGACCTTGCCGGTGGCGCCGTTCATCCAGTGCGGAAAGACTCCATGAAAGGCGTCGGCCTTTTCCAGGAAGCGCACCATTTTGTAGATGCGCGTGGCGGCTTGCTCCCGTGTTATCCACTTGCGGTCGGCCGCTACAACGATGGCCATGATTCCGAAGCCGGTGCCGCCGGTGGTCACTACCTCGTTGCCGTAATCGTAGGCCACGTTGCTGCGCTCGCGGGCCATGCCCGATACCGGGTGCCCGAAATCCCAGAAATACCGAAACGTCTGCTTCTGCACCAGGTCCAGCAGCTGGTCGTCGGTGAGGTTGCGCGGGCGCTGGCGCGGGACAAACTTGGCCGTGGGCGCGTCTTTTTTCGGTGCGGGCTTCGGCTGGGCTTGCAGGAAGCCGGGCAGCAGAAGCAGCAGATACAGGAGGAGTTTTGTGTTCATAGGTCAATATTCAAATGCAATGAAATTGAACGCCATGCTGAGCTTGCCGAGGCATCCGCCGCGCCACCTGTCATGCTGAGGCACGAAGCATCTTATCACGTTCGAACCAGTCGTTCCTTGGTGATAAGATGCTTCGTGCCTCAGCATGACAAGCGTGAGGTAGAGATGCTTCGGCAAGCTCAGCATGACGTTCTTCTCATCTTAGCAAAGCTGCAAACGCTAGTACCCCGGGTTCTGCGTGAGCTGGCCGCCGCTCAGGTCAATCTGGGGCTGGGGAATGGGGAAAATCTCATTCTTGCCTTTCACAAACGTCTTGCCCTGGGCGGCGAAGAGTGGCACAATGCGGCCGGGCTGCACGCTTTCCTGGCGCACGAGGTCGAAGAACCGGTCGTGCTCCAGGGCCAGCTCAACCCGGCGTTCCTGCCAGATGTTGGCCAGGGTGGCGGCTTTGGGGCCGAGGCCGGCACGGGCGCGCACGGCGGTGAGGCCGGTGGTGGCTGCGGCGGTGTTGCCTATCTGCACGGCGGCTTCGGCGTTGATGAGCAGGATTTCGGCGTAGCGCAGCACCCGGATGTTCTTGGGCAGGAAGTCGCTGTTGCCGCAGTTGGGCTCCTTGGTGCGGCTGTGGTAGGCCTTGTAGCTGTAGCGGAAGTTCTCCACCGAGTCCTTGCTCGGGATGCGGAAGCCGTCCCAGAGCACCGTGCCGGTAGAGCGCTGGCCGGCCGGGGCGGTGGGCTGAATGAAGATGATGCTGCCGGCGCGGCGCACGTCGCCGGGCTCGTAGGCATCGGCCAGCTGCTGGGTCGGGTTATTGAATCCGAAGCCCAAGTCAGCCCAACCGCCTTTGCCACCCGAGCGCGGGCCCTGGCTCACGCTGTACAGCTCCACCGCCGAGTTGTTGCAGGCCGAATTGATGCCGGCTTGCACCTCAAAAATGGATTCGGAGCTGTTGGCGCCCACTGTACGCCAAATGTCGGCATACGTGGGGTAGAGGGCATAGGCGCCCGACTTGCCCGTGATGATTTCGTTGGTCAGGTCGTAAGCTTTCTGGTAGTTTTTCTGGTAGAGGTACACCTTGGCCAGCATGCCCTGGGCCGCGGCTTTGGTGGCCCGGCCGGTTTCGGTGGCGCCTTTGAGGGGCAGGTTGGCCGCCGCAAACTCCAGGTCGCTGATGATGAGGGCGTAGATGTCGGCCGCCGTGGCCCGCTTCTGCAGGTCCGGGTTGTTGATTTCGGACGTGGCCGGTACTTTATCCAGCTTGGGCACGCCGCCAAACAGGCGCACCAGGTTGAAGTAGAAGTAGCCGCGCAGGAAGCGCACCTCGCCGAGCAGCCGGTTCTTCACCACATCGGCGGCGGGGCTGAGCGGGATTTTGTCGAGGGCCTGGTTGGCGCGCGAAATGCCCTGGTAGTAGCCGTTCCAGGCGTTGTTGATGGTGCCGTTGGACGACGTTACGGTGAAGTTGTCAATCGTGAGGGCGTCGTTATAATCGCTCGGTGTGCTGCCTTTGTCGGCGTCGTCGGAGGCAATGTCGGTGAGGATGACGAACTGCAGGCCGTGAATGTCGGGGCCGAAGCCACCCAGGTACATGGCGTTGTACACGCCGTCTACCAGCTTTTGGGCGGCGCCGGGGTCCGTGCGGATGGCGTCTTCGCTTAGCTGGCCTTGCGGGGCCACGTCGAGAAAGTCTTTGCAACCGCTGACGAGGGCCAGCGACAAGGCCAGTGCGGCCGTGCCGGCACGGCGGGTAAAGGCGTAAGAAAAGGTTTTCATCGGCTTACGTTATTTAAAATTGACATTCAGCCCCAGCGTAACGGTGCGGCTCGTGGGATAGGTGTTGGCTTCGATGCCCGAATCCAGGGGGCCGCCGGCCAGTTCCGGCGTGAAGCCCGTGTACTTGGTGGCCGTGAACACGTTTTGGGCTGCGGCAAACACCCGGACCGAGGCCAGGTGGGCGCGCTCCAGCGTGGCGGCGGGCACCGTGAAGCCCAGCACCAGGTTGGTGAGGCGCAGGTAGGAGCCCGACTCCAGGAAGTAGGTGGAGTTGGGCATGCCGCTGTTTAGGGCCCTGGGGTTAGTGGTGGAGTGGTTGGAGGCCGTCCACCGGTCGTTGGCGAAGCTGGCTTCGATGTTGTCGGTGCTGGTGGTGCGCAGCTGCTTTTTGGCGTTGTACACCTTGTTGTTCAGGTTGCCCGAAAACACGAAGGAGAAGTCCACATTCCGGAAGTTCAGCCCACCGTTGATGCCGTAGTATACCGGCGGCTGGTAGGAGCCGAAGTAGCGGCGGTCCTTGTTGTCGACGATGCCGTCGCCGTTGGTATCGGCATACTTCAGGTCGCCCACTTTGGGGTTGAAGGTCGATTTGGGTCCGTTGGTGATTTCATCGGCACTCTGGTACACGCCAATGGCGTCGAGCAGGAAGAAGCTGCCGGCGGCCACGCCGTTGTCGGACTTGGTCACCAGGTTGGTGCCGCCAAACAAGGCCTGGCCACCGTTGAGGTTGGCAATGCGGTTCTTGTTGAAAGTGACGTTGGCGCCGAGGTTGTAGGTCCAGTCGGTGCTGGTGCCGATAGCGGCGCGCCAGTTCAGGGCTGCTTCCACGCCGCGGTTGGTGATGTCGGCCGCGTTGGTGATGTACTGGTTTTCGGGGTCGCCGAAGATGGCCGGAATGTTCACCGGAATCAGGGCGTTGGTGGTGCGCTTGTCGTAGTACGTCAGCTCACCGGTCAGGCGGTTCTCCAGGAAGCCGAACTCCACGGCGGCGTCGTACTCCGTGGTGGTTTCCCAGCGCACGTTGCGGTCCTTAATCTGTTTGATGGCCGCGCCCAGCACCGGCTGGCCGTTGAACACATACGGAATGTTGGAATCGGCCGTCAGGATGTAGGAGTCGGCCGGAATCTGGTCGTTGCCGAGCTGGCCGTAGCTGGCGCGCAGCTTGAGGTAGCTCAATGTCTTGTTGTCGCGCAGGAAGTCTTCTTCCGACACAATCCAGCCCAGGCCCAACGACGGGAAGAAGCCATAGCGGCGGTCGCGGTTGAACTTCGACGTGCCGTCGTAGCGCAGGTTGGTGGTGAGCAAGTAGCGGTTGTTGTAGGCGTAGTTGACGCGGCCCAGCAGCGAGAGGCGGCGGTCCTTGGCCGTGCTGGCGTCGTTCACCGCCGTGTTGGGGTCGCCAGTGTTCAGGTACCACTGGCTGGGGTCGGCGGGCACGTTTCGGCGGCTGCCCGAAAACTGGGCGCGCAGGCCTTCCTCGGCCACGGTGCCGGCCAGCAGCGTCAGGTTGTGCTTCTCGTTGAAGGTGCGCTGGTAAGTGGCCGTGTTTTCCCACAGGTAGCGGTAGGCATTTACCTGCGTGGTCGAGAGGCTGCTGCGGTCGTTGCGCTGGTTGCCGCCGCTGGTAATGAAGGTCTTGGCGTCGTTGGCAAACTGATAATTATATACGCGGCGGTTGTCGGCGTTCAGGTCCACGTTGATGGCCGAGCGCAGCGTCAGACCCTCAATGGGCCGCACGTCGAGACCGATGTTACCCTGCAAGCGGTTTTCGAGCGACTTGTTGTCGTTTTTCTCAATGTCGAGCACGGGGTTGCCCACGTTGCCAAAAGCGGCCGTGTTGCCGTAAAGGCCGTTTACCTTGGCTGGAATGATGGGCGCCGCCCGGTAGGCGTTGTTGTAGGCCGTGCCGATGTTCACATCGCGCGTGTCGGCGTGGCTAAACGAGGCCTGCGAGCTAATCGTGACCTTATCCGAGAGCATAAACGAGGTGTTCGAGCGTACCGTTAGACGCGAGAACTTGTTGTTAATGACCGTGCCATCGTCCTGCAGCAGGTTGCCCGAAAAGTAGTACTTCACGCTTTCAGTAGCGCCCGATACCGCCAGGTTGTGGTTTTGGTAGGTGCCCCGGCGCAGAATTTCGTCGTACCAGTTGGTAGTGCCCGAATAGGGCGGAATTACCGTATTGGGCGAGGTGTCTTTCAGGTAGTTTACGTACTGGTTCGCGTCGGCCATCTGCACGAGGTGGGCGGCCGTTTTGAAGCCGGCGGTGCCGCTGTAGCTGAGCACGGGTTTGCCCAGCTGGCCCTTTTTGGTGGTCACGATAATCACGCCGTTGGCGCCCCGCACACCATAGATTGCAGCGGCCGAAGCGTCCTTCAGCACGTCAATCGAGGCAATGTCGGCGTTGCTCAGGTTGCGGATGTCGGTGGTTTGCACCCCGTCCACCACGTAGAGCGGCTCGGCGCCGCCCAGCAGCGTGCCCGTACCCCGGATGCGCACTTTGGGCTGCGAGTTCGGCGTGCCGTCGCTGATGATTTGCACGCCGGCAATCTTACCCTGCAGGGCCTGGGTGGGCGTTTGCACGGGCTGGTTCACGATTTCGGCGCCATCCACGCGAGCCACGGCCCCGGTCAGGTCCTGGCGGCGCTGCGAGCCGTAGCCCACTACCACCACTTCGCTCAGCGCCTTGGCGTCGGGCACCAGCGCGATGTTGATGGTGGTTTGGGTGCCTACCACCACTTCCTGCGAGGTATAGCCCACGAAGGAGAAAACCAGCGTGCTGTTTTCGGGCACGGAGAGCGTGAACTTGCCGTCCATATCCGTCTGGGTGCCGTTGGAGCCGCCTTTGATGACGACGTTGACGCCGGGCAGGCCCGCGCCTTTTTCGTCAACCACGCGGCCGGTCACGGTAGCATCGGCGGGCGCGGCGGGAGCCGCAAGGGGCGCCGCCGGCCGCAGGATAATACCGTCGTTGACGAGCTTGTAGTTGATTTGGAGTGGTTCCAGCAGCTGGCTCAGCACCTGGGCCAGGGGCTGGCTCACGGCATTAACCGATACGCGGCGGCTGGCACCGATGAGCTGCCGGCTGTACTGAAAGCGCACGTTGGCCTGCGTTTCCAGCTTGCTAAGCACGGTGGCCATGCGTTCATCATTGGCCTGCAGCGTAACGAGGTGCTCCAGTACGGGCTGGGCCGCGGAGGCAAAGGCCGGCGAGATGCTCGAAAGCAGGCCCAATAGCAGGCCCGAGAGCAGTGCCAGGCGCTTAAGGCCGGGCAAGAGGGGTGGGAATTGTAGTCGAGTGGTCATAAGAAAAATGGTGAGTTGGTTCGGGAATCATTTGCTGCCCGCGGCCTTCAAAAAGGGGAGTGCACAACCGGTGGGACTGTTGTGTGGCCTGGGCAGGCTCCGGAATCGATTGTGGGGATTTAAGGCATAGGCATAAGGGCTAAGATGCGCGGGCTATTCGGCCCGGCAGGGTTGGCTATGAAAGAGAATGCGGCCGTCGGCCTTGTCGTAGGAGGCACCCAGCGTCTCGCTGATGATGTCGAGCTTTTCAAACAGCGGCTCATCACCCAGGCTGAGATTG
This region of Hymenobacter sedentarius genomic DNA includes:
- a CDS encoding glucoamylase family protein produces the protein MNTKLLLYLLLLLPGFLQAQPKPAPKKDAPTAKFVPRQRPRNLTDDQLLDLVQKQTFRYFWDFGHPVSGMARERSNVAYDYGNEVVTTGGTGFGIMAIVVAADRKWITREQAATRIYKMVRFLEKADAFHGVFPHWMNGATGKVIKFGAKDDGGDIVETSFLMEGLICARQYFTAETPVERDLRNHILWMWENVEWNWHTQGGQNVLYWHWSPNNGWSMNHQIHGWNECLITYVLAASSPKYAIDKPVYDQGWATGPEFKNGKEYYGIKLPLGPDMGGPLFFTHYSFLGLNPHGLKDQYADYWQQNQNHTLINYAYCVDNPKKYKGYGPNTWGLTASDSYQGYAAHNPKEDLGVISPTAALSAFPYTPEHSMRALKHFYNDLGDNIWGEYGFVDGFSEQHNWHAKSYLAIDQGPIVGMIENYRSGLLWKLFMSSPDVQRGLTKLGFESPMLKK
- a CDS encoding RagB/SusD family nutrient uptake outer membrane protein, with product MKTFSYAFTRRAGTAALALSLALVSGCKDFLDVAPQGQLSEDAIRTDPGAAQKLVDGVYNAMYLGGFGPDIHGLQFVILTDIASDDADKGSTPSDYNDALTIDNFTVTSSNGTINNAWNGYYQGISRANQALDKIPLSPAADVVKNRLLGEVRFLRGYFYFNLVRLFGGVPKLDKVPATSEINNPDLQKRATAADIYALIISDLEFAAANLPLKGATETGRATKAAAQGMLAKVYLYQKNYQKAYDLTNEIITGKSGAYALYPTYADIWRTVGANSSESIFEVQAGINSACNNSAVELYSVSQGPRSGGKGGWADLGFGFNNPTQQLADAYEPGDVRRAGSIIFIQPTAPAGQRSTGTVLWDGFRIPSKDSVENFRYSYKAYHSRTKEPNCGNSDFLPKNIRVLRYAEILLINAEAAVQIGNTAAATTGLTAVRARAGLGPKAATLANIWQERRVELALEHDRFFDLVRQESVQPGRIVPLFAAQGKTFVKGKNEIFPIPQPQIDLSGGQLTQNPGY
- a CDS encoding TonB-dependent receptor is translated as MTTRLQFPPLLPGLKRLALLSGLLLGLLSSISPAFASAAQPVLEHLVTLQANDERMATVLSKLETQANVRFQYSRQLIGASRRVSVNAVSQPLAQVLSQLLEPLQINYKLVNDGIILRPAAPLAAPAAPADATVTGRVVDEKGAGLPGVNVVIKGGSNGTQTDMDGKFTLSVPENSTLVFSFVGYTSQEVVVGTQTTINIALVPDAKALSEVVVVGYGSQRRQDLTGAVARVDGAEIVNQPVQTPTQALQGKIAGVQIISDGTPNSQPKVRIRGTGTLLGGAEPLYVVDGVQTTDIRNLSNADIASIDVLKDASAAAIYGVRGANGVIIVTTKKGQLGKPVLSYSGTAGFKTAAHLVQMADANQYVNYLKDTSPNTVIPPYSGTTNWYDEILRRGTYQNHNLAVSGATESVKYYFSGNLLQDDGTVINNKFSRLTVRSNTSFMLSDKVTISSQASFSHADTRDVNIGTAYNNAYRAAPIIPAKVNGLYGNTAAFGNVGNPVLDIEKNDNKSLENRLQGNIGLDVRPIEGLTLRSAINVDLNADNRRVYNYQFANDAKTFITSGGNQRNDRSSLSTTQVNAYRYLWENTATYQRTFNEKHNLTLLAGTVAEEGLRAQFSGSRRNVPADPSQWYLNTGDPNTAVNDASTAKDRRLSLLGRVNYAYNNRYLLTTNLRYDGTSKFNRDRRYGFFPSLGLGWIVSEEDFLRDNKTLSYLKLRASYGQLGNDQIPADSYILTADSNIPYVFNGQPVLGAAIKQIKDRNVRWETTTEYDAAVEFGFLENRLTGELTYYDKRTTNALIPVNIPAIFGDPENQYITNAADITNRGVEAALNWRAAIGTSTDWTYNLGANVTFNKNRIANLNGGQALFGGTNLVTKSDNGVAAGSFFLLDAIGVYQSADEITNGPKSTFNPKVGDLKYADTNGDGIVDNKDRRYFGSYQPPVYYGINGGLNFRNVDFSFVFSGNLNNKVYNAKKQLRTTSTDNIEASFANDRWTASNHSTTNPRALNSGMPNSTYFLESGSYLRLTNLVLGFTVPAATLERAHLASVRVFAAAQNVFTATKYTGFTPELAGGPLDSGIEANTYPTSRTVTLGLNVNFK
- a CDS encoding family 43 glycosylhydrolase, which translates into the protein MLRILSFFSLFTLLSFATQAQPNTPAPTRRTYCNPLNLDYGYTPIPGFATAGRHRATADPVITRYKGDYYLFSTNQWGYWWSHDLNHWKFIPRHFLRPEHKVYDDLCAPAVFVLGDTLLVYGSTHEKNFPIWMSSNPKSDDWKEAVHNFQVGAWDPDFFLDTDGKLYLYWGSSNEFPLYGQQISRKTFQPIGEPKAMFGLNDKQFGWQRFGEYLDNTFLDPFMEGAWMTKHNGRYYLQYGAPGTEFSGYADGVQVADQPLGPFTPQPHNPFAYKPGGFVRGAGHGNTFQDAWANWWHVSTTVINVKNNFERRLGLWPAGFDADGTLYTNTTFGDYPHYLPNGPADHLQPQFTGWMLLNYQRPVRVSSTLGSYLPNYAVDESIKTYWSAATANPGEYIQTDLGSVSTVRAIQINYADQDATFLGKSKGVYHQYKLYSSLDGKTWKVLVDKSRNKTDVPHDYIELPAPIKTRFLKLENVHMPTGKFAISGLRVFGLGSGAKPTPVKGFVVLRTEKDKRSAWLRWAPNDKAYAYNIYTGLAPDKLYSCIMVHGANDYYFKGMDKDRPYYFTIEAINENGVSTRTPVTLAK